In the Arachis ipaensis cultivar K30076 chromosome B10, Araip1.1, whole genome shotgun sequence genome, one interval contains:
- the LOC107624464 gene encoding probable leucine-rich repeat receptor-like protein kinase IMK3, whose product MQNQNQILQHVMRKNNHISENKKERWKTIVFFNVHSFWILLLMLLLLLLHSTVMNPVSCEDDRWDGVVVTESNFLALRAFKEELIDPKGFLRSWNDTGYGACSGSWNGIKCAKGQVIVIQLPWKGLRGRITERIGQLQGLRKLSLHDNRIGGAIPSSLGILPSLRGIQLFNNMLTGSIPLSIGYCPLLQSLDLSNNFLTGTIPDSIANSTKIYSLNLSFNSFHGSIPISLTRSRSLTFLSLQHNNLSGSLPNSWGGDGSMNNGPFFRLQSLILDHNFFTGIVPSSLGRLRELNEISLGHNRFIGAIPNELGTLSRLESFDFSNNELNGSLPATLSNLSSLKLLNLDNNHLGNQIPEALGKLHNLSVLILSRNKFSGHVPASIGNISALSQLDLSMNNLSGEIPLSLGTQVSLKFFNVSYNNLSGPVPTMLAKKFNSSSFVGNNQLCGYSLSSPCLAPAPSDEVLAPFPHQESKDCHHRKLGTKDKILIAAGALLLVLITLCCILLFCLIRKRANSTADNGKATSRTAGTTRTERGVGPPVSSGEVEEGGDAGGKLVHFDGPIKFTADDLLCATAEIMGKSTYGTVYKATMEDGRQVAVKRLREKITKSQREFESEVCVLGRIRHPNLLALRAYYLGQKGEKLLVFDYMPRGSLASFLHVLRPETYIDWPTRMKIAQGIARGLFYLHSKANIIHGNLTSSNVLLDENTDAKIADFGLSRLMTAAANSNVIATAAALGYRAPELSKLKKANTKSDIYSYGVILLEILTGKSPGETRNGLDLPQWVASIVKEEWTNEVFDSDLMRDKASSSTVNDELLNTLKLALHCVDPTPSPRPEAHQILQQLEEIRPELPPVSPGEESWHHV is encoded by the exons AtgcagaaccagaaccagattTTGCAACATGTGATGAGAAAGAACAACCACATAtctgaaaacaagaaagaaagatgGAAGACTATTGTGTTCTTCAATGTTCACTCTTTCTGGATTCTTCTTCttatgctgctgctgctgctgcttcatTCCACAGTTATGAATCCAGTTTCATGTGAAGATGATCGCTGGGATGGAGTGGTCGTAACAGAATCGAATTTCCTAGCACTTCGAGCCTTCAAGGAAGAGCTCATTGATCCAAAAGGATTCTTGAGAAGTTGGAACGACACCGGCTACGGTGCATGTTCCGGAAGCTGGAATGGCATAAAGTGTGCAAAGGGACAAGTTATAGTAATCCAGCTTCCATGGAAGGGATTGCGCGGCCGAATAACGGAACGGATTGGACAGCTTCAGGGTCTCCGGAAGCTTAGTCTTCACGATAACCGAATCGGCGGCGCAATCCCTTCGTCCTTGGGGATTCTCCCAAGCCTCAGAGGTATTCAGTTATTTAACAATATGTTAACAGGTTCAATCCCTCTTTCAATTGGTTACTGCCCTTTGCTTCAGTCTCTTGACTTAAGCAACAATTTTCTCACTGGAACAATCCCTGATAGCATTGCCAATTCCACAAAGATTTATTCTCTTAACCTTAGCTTCAATTCCTTCCATGGTTCCATTCCAATTAGCCTGACTCGCTCGCGTTCGCTGACGTTTCTTTCGCTTCAGCACAATAACCTCTCTGGATCCTTGCCTAATTCATGGGGTGGTGATGGTAGCATGAATAATGGCCCCTTCTTTAGGCTTCAAAGTTTGATTCTTGATCATAACTTTTTCACTGGCATTGTTCCTTCTTCTTTGGGAAGACTAAGAGAACTGAATGAGATTTCCCTTGGTCATAATCGGTTTATTGGAGCTATACCAAATGAATTAGGAACACTTTCTAGGCTCGAATCGTTTGACTTTTCGAATAATGAACTTAATGGAAGCTTGCCTGCTACACTCTCTAATTTATCCTCACTAAAACTATTGAATTTAGATAACAACCATCTTGGTAACCAAATACCAGAAGCTTTAGGGAAACTGCATAATCTTTCTGTTCTGATTCTGAGTAGGAACAAGTTTAGTGGTCATGTTCCTGCAAGTATTGGAAACATTTCGGCGCTTTCACAGCTCGATTTGTCAATGAATAATCTCAGCGGAGAAATTCCATTATCTCTTGGGACACAAGTTAGTCTTAAGTTCTTCAATGTGTCTTACAACAATCTCTCAGGTCCCGTTCCAACTATGCTTGCTAAGAAATTTAACTCAAGTTCCTTTGTGGGAAACAATCAATTATGTGGCTATAGCCTTTCATCTCCATGTCTTGCACCTGCTCCATCAGATGAAGTTCTAGCACCGTTTCCACATCAAGAGTCAAAAGATTGCCATCATAGGAAACTAGGTACCAAAGACAAGATTCTCATAGCAGCAGGGGCACTGCTCTTAGTCCTCATTACACTATGCTGCATCCTGCTCTTCTGCTTGATCAGAAAGAGGGCGAATTCTACGGCAGATAATGGAAAGGCCACAAGCAGAACTGCTGGTACGACTAGGACAGAAAGAGGAGTCGGGCCGCCTGTTTCTTCTGGTGAAGTGGAAGAGGGCGGTGATGCTGGAGGGAAGCTAGTCCATTTTGATGGACCAATTAAGTTTACAGCTGACGATCTCTTGTGCGCAACGGCAGAAATAATGGGAAAGAGCACCTATGGAACTGTGTACAAGGCTACAATGGAGGATGGAAGGCAAGTTGCAGTGAAGAGATTGAGAGAAAAGATCACAAAGAGTCAGAGAGAATTTGAATCAGAAGTTTGTGTTCTTGGGAGAATTAGACATCCCAATCTTTTGGCTCTAAGGGCCTATTACTTGGGACAAAAAGGGGAAAAGCTCCTTGTTTTTGATTACATGCCTAGAGGAAGCCTTGCTTCTTTCCTACATG TTCTTAGACCTGAAACATACATTGATTGGCCAACAAGGATGAAAATTGCGCAGGGAATTGCGCGTGGCTTGTTTTACCTTCATTCGAAGGCAAACATCATACATGGAAACCTTACATCCAGCAATGTGCTGCTTGATGAGAACACAGATGCTAAGATAGCAGATTTTGGCCTTTCTAGGTTGATGACAGCTGCTGCTAATTCCAATGTGATAGCTACGGCTGCAGCACTAGGATATCGCGCGCCTGAGCTCTCGAAACTCAAGAAGGCTAACACAAAATCTGATATATACAGCTATGGTGTGATCTTGCTGGAAATCTTGACAGGAAAGTCACCTGGTGAAACTAGGAATGGCTTGGATTTGCCTCAGTGGGTTGCTTCTATTGTCAAAGAAGAGTGGACAAATGAGGTTTTCGATTCGGATTTGATGAGGGACAAGGCATCATCCTCAACAGTTAATGATGAGTTGCTTAACACCTTGAAGCTTGCTTTGCACTGCGTTGATCCTACACCGTCACCACGGCCGGAAGCTCACCAAATTCTCCAGCAGCTAGAAGAGATTAGACCAGAGTTACCACCAGTTAGCCCTGGAGAAgagtcttggcatcatgtttag
- the LOC107620359 gene encoding uncharacterized protein LOC107620359 has protein sequence MDKLNFDRGVLHNKFTKNFTEMNVDQGKAFEVIMKAVDANDGGFFFIYGYGGTGKTYLYKILSVAIRSRGEIVLNVACSSIASLFLPNGRIAHSRFKIPFDLNEDSVFCIKQGTLLCKLVCKAKLIIWDEAPMLNKLCYEALDKCLMDILRFEPYYNTELPFRRKVVVLGGDFRQILPVIPMDSTTLKDVDEFATWLLGISDGLTRDSTDGESIVLMHDEIDRSILAPTLEVVNEVNAFIMQHVNAGEKTCLSSDTLCMEEGNMKSELDTLSQDVLNAINCSGLLPHELTLKVGVPVMLLRNIDQSNGLCNRIRLQVRRLGNHVIECITLTGDKGQTLRLRLFPRTRQDKILRTDRTRH, from the exons ATGGATAAACTGAACTTTGACCGTGGTGTTCTACACAACAAGTTTACTAAAAACTTCACAGAAATGAATGTAGATCAAGGGAAAGCATTCGAAGTGATTATGAAGGCCGTAGATGCGAATGATGGagggtttttttttatttatggttATGGAGGTACTGGAAAGACGTATCTCTATAAGATTTTATCAGTAGCAATACGAAGTAGAGGTGAAATTGTTCTAAACGTGGCATGTAGCAGTATTGCTTCTTTGTTTCTTCCAAATGGACGAATAGCACATTCAAGGTTTAAAATACCCTTTGACTTGAATGAAGACTCGGTTTTTTGCATTAAACAAGGCACTTTGTTGTGCAAGCTGGTTTGCAAGGCAAAGCTTATTATATGGGATGAGGCACCCATGCTAAATAAATTGTGCTATGAGGCTCTTGACAAATGCTTGATGGACATTCTTAGGTTTGAACCTTACTATAACACAGAACTACCATTTAGACGAAAGGTGGTTGTTTTAGGGGGGGACTTTAGACAGATATTGCCTGTAATACCAATGG ATAGTACCACACTGAAAGACGTTGATGAATTTGCTACGTGGTTGTTGGGGATAAGTGACGGCCTTACTAGGGATTCGACTGATGGTGAGTCGATTGTGCTTATGCATGATGAAATT GACAGATCAATCTTGGCCCCAACATTGGAAGTTGTAAATGAGGTTAACGCTTTCATTATGCAACATGTAAATGCTGGTGAGAAAACTTGCTTGAGCTCTGACACTTTATGTATGGAAGAAGGAAACATGAAATCTGAATTGGATACATTATCACAGGATGTCCTTAATGCCATCAATTGCTCTGGTTTACTGCCTCACGAATTGACTCTGAAAGTAGGTGTTCCCGTCATGCTACTGCGTAACATTGATCAGTCGAATGGGTTATGTAACAGAATAAGATTGCAAGTCAGAAGATTGGGTAACCATGTGATCGAATGCATTACACTAACAGGTGACAAG GGACAGACactaaggctgcgtttgtttccgAGAACAAGACAAGACAAGATACTGAGAACAGACAGGACAAGACATTGA
- the LOC107620358 gene encoding uncharacterized protein LOC107620358: protein MAGKVNWVINNGSAPPCFSISGQNYHSIGSLLPTVDDRLRFAQLYIYDTENEVNNKITAVRYAGYPSYFITITCNPKWDEIKCLLKDTGLKAKDRPNIVSRIFNIKLSELIAYFKQGRFFEKITGYVCTVKFQKRGLPHAHILLFMHPLYKPKSLEDIDKLISAEIPNKCKRPKLYAAVEKFMVHGPCGRYNNTSPFPYNPSLLLKYACHINVEHTCQTSTIKYLFKYVHKGNDRVTASFFQSNDEGQLEKVIDEIKNYYNCRYISACEAAWRIFGYEIQLKEPSVVRLPFHLPNENPVVFRDYENIVDVIDRVDGNPTKIIAWMLANKLFASGRALTYSQFPKNSFGKKISPCGCLGNKASQLTVEGMVYTTFKEACYALGILQDDKEFIDAILEASSWASAAYIRNLFVILFLSNNIGRPKIVWQQCYSVLSEDILYNHRKKFHSTGLQLSEDQIMNLILSKIEKKLQANGRSLKEFDQMPFLSITSVEGLDDV from the exons ATGGCTGGAAAAGTCAATTGGGTTATTAATAACGGCTCAGCACCACCATGTTTTTCAATAAGTGGTCAAAATTATCATTCAATTGGGAGTTTGCTTCCTACCGTCGATGATAGGCTGAGGTTTGCACAGTTGTACATATACGACACCGAGAATGAAGTTAACAACAAAATAACTGCTGTAAG GTATGCTGGCTACCCAAGTTACTTTATCACCATAACATGCAATCCCAAATGGGATGAGATTAAATGTCTACTAAAAGACACCGGATTAAAAGCAAAGGACAGACCTAACATAGTTTCACGGATTTTTAACATAAAGCTAAGTGAGTTAATTGCATACTTCAAGCAAGGAAGGTTCTTCGAGAAAATAACTGGCT ATGTCTGCACAGTGAAATTCCAGAAACGAGGGTTACCACATGCTCATATATTGTTATTCATGCACCCACTGTATAAGCCTAAATCACTCGAGGATATAGACAAGCTCATATCAGCCGAAATTCCCAACAAGTGCAAGAGACCAAAGCTCTACGCAGCTGTTGAGAAGTTCATGGTTCATGGTCCATGCGGGAGATACAATAATACCAGCCCAT TTCCGTACAACCCATCTCTATTGCTAAAGTATGCTTGCCACATCAACGTTGAGCATACATGTCAGACATCTACCATAAAATATCTGTTCAAATATGTTCACAAGGGAAATGATAGAGTCACGGCTTCTTTCTTCCAGAGCAATGACGAAGGACAGCTCGAAAAGGTAATTGATGAGATCAAGAATTACTACAATTGTAGGTACATATCTGCATGTGAAGCTGCATGGAGAATATTTGGGTATGAGATACAACTTAAGGAACCATCAGTTGTCAGACTCCCTTTTCACTTACCAAACGAAAATCCCGTGGTTTTTAGAGACTATGAGAACATAGTTGATGTCATTGACAGGGTGGACGGCAATCCAACAAAGATCATAGCATGGATGCTTGCAAATAAACTATTTGCATCTGGTCGAGCGCTTACCTATAGTCAGTTTCCAAAAAATTCGTTTGGAAAGAAGATATCTCCATGTGGATGCCTAGGAAACAAGGCTTCTCAATTG ACGGTTGAGGGCATGGTGTATACTACGTTCAAGGAAGCATGCTATGCATTGGGGATTCTGCAAGATGATAAAGAATTTATTGATGCAATCTTAGAAGCAAGTTCTTGGGCATCTGCAGCTTACATCCGCAACCTTTTTGTCATTCTCTTCTTGTCAAACAACATTGGTAGACCTAAAATCGTTTGGCAACAGTGTTATAGTGTGCTATCTGAGGACATTTTGTATAATCATAGAAAAAAATTTCATTCTACAG GCTTGCAACTTTCCGAGGACCAAATCATGAATCTTATCCTTTCAAAGATAGAGAAAAAACTCCAGGCTAATGGTAGATCGCTTAAAGAATTCGACCAAATGCCTTTTCTAAGTATTACCTCTGTAGAGGGGTTAGACGACGTTTGA